A genomic window from Paenibacillus sp. FSL K6-0276 includes:
- a CDS encoding fused response regulator/phosphatase: MRILIVDDNPTNVIIIREILKKEDYRNFVTASSAKEMFERLGIGSVIEDGRLRMSDIDLILLDMMMPEMDGIEACRVVQQYEHLKDIPIIMVTAVGDSKKLAEALDAGAVDYVTKPINKVELMARIRLALRLKQEKDWHKERDQRIQEELRLAALVQNAVLSLPLQDENFEVNAIYQPSSELAGDLYAWYPLGDGRYGVILLDIMGHGISSSLFCMFLASVLKDTVTTYVEPEKVIQELNRRFNQLYIEKKLIQYYFTTIYLVIDTRLKRIDYVNAGHPPALFFEGKAKTPVLLESNCHPVGLFERIDIQTQSLTYEDEGHLVLYTDGLLELVEGEQEEQLEFMIQHLNVEHEWNEEAIRPTFFNVEVPKERDDDKCLVWISLKKGTDRE; the protein is encoded by the coding sequence ATGAGAATCTTAATCGTAGATGACAATCCGACTAATGTTATCATTATCCGTGAAATCCTGAAAAAAGAAGATTACCGAAATTTCGTAACCGCATCCTCTGCAAAAGAGATGTTTGAGCGGCTGGGTATCGGTTCTGTGATTGAAGATGGACGTCTTCGGATGTCAGATATTGATCTGATTTTACTGGATATGATGATGCCAGAGATGGATGGAATCGAGGCATGTCGTGTTGTACAGCAATACGAACACCTTAAGGATATTCCAATAATAATGGTTACAGCTGTTGGTGATTCCAAGAAGCTAGCAGAAGCACTGGATGCAGGTGCAGTAGATTATGTTACGAAACCCATTAATAAAGTGGAGCTGATGGCCCGAATTCGGCTCGCGCTGCGGCTGAAGCAAGAGAAAGATTGGCATAAGGAACGAGATCAGCGAATTCAGGAGGAATTGAGACTGGCAGCACTTGTTCAGAATGCTGTATTAAGCCTGCCACTACAGGATGAGAATTTTGAGGTCAATGCCATCTATCAGCCTTCTTCAGAGCTGGCTGGTGATTTATATGCGTGGTACCCCCTTGGTGATGGCCGATATGGAGTGATCCTGCTGGACATTATGGGACACGGAATATCGTCATCTCTTTTTTGTATGTTTCTGGCCTCAGTGCTAAAGGATACGGTAACTACGTATGTAGAGCCGGAAAAAGTAATTCAGGAGCTCAATCGAAGGTTTAACCAACTCTATATTGAGAAAAAGTTGATCCAATACTACTTTACGACCATTTATCTAGTGATAGATACCCGTCTGAAGCGTATTGACTATGTCAACGCGGGACATCCACCTGCGCTGTTTTTTGAGGGCAAGGCTAAGACTCCGGTCTTGCTGGAAAGTAACTGCCACCCTGTGGGCCTGTTTGAACGGATCGATATTCAGACACAGAGTTTAACCTATGAAGATGAAGGGCATCTAGTTCTTTATACAGATGGTCTACTGGAACTGGTTGAGGGCGAACAAGAGGAGCAGCTGGAATTTATGATTCAACATTTAAATGTTGAACATGAATGGAACGAAGAGGCTATTCGGCCTACCTTTTTCAATGTTGAGGTTCCAAAAGAGCGTGATGATGATAAATGTTTAGTGTGGATCTCACTGAAGAAGGGAACAGATAGAGAATGA
- a CDS encoding DUF948 domain-containing protein, translating into MIIELSVALVAIAFAILVFFLIKTLQSAKESLDKVSQTLVEVQKTMDELTYEVKTTVRHANEITADVQNKIQKIDPVIDSVKNLGDVMNELTLTVKQVSVTVIEKYRKSHELREKRKGVSIKEAPLTPAEERTVNSYDAVNADKAPGKIATVLKGVDVAATLWKKIRH; encoded by the coding sequence ATGATCATTGAACTAAGTGTAGCTCTAGTTGCTATCGCATTCGCAATACTTGTTTTCTTTCTAATTAAGACCTTGCAGTCAGCGAAGGAATCTCTCGACAAAGTTAGCCAGACCTTGGTGGAAGTTCAGAAGACGATGGATGAGCTTACTTATGAAGTGAAGACTACAGTCAGACATGCAAATGAAATTACAGCCGATGTACAGAACAAGATCCAAAAGATTGATCCTGTCATAGATTCTGTAAAGAATCTGGGGGATGTTATGAATGAGTTAACTCTAACTGTCAAGCAAGTGTCGGTAACTGTGATTGAGAAATATCGTAAATCGCATGAACTGAGGGAGAAGCGTAAGGGAGTATCCATAAAAGAGGCTCCGCTGACGCCAGCTGAGGAACGTACGGTTAACTCCTATGACGCCGTAAATGCTGATAAAGCACCGGGGAAAATAGCTACTGTGTTAAAAGGTGTAGATGTAGCTGCAACTCTTTGGAAAAAAATCCGTCATTAA
- a CDS encoding DUF1328 family protein produces MLKWSAILLVVAVIAGIFGFFNLVAAAAGLAKILFFVFLVLFVVSLFTGRRGRSM; encoded by the coding sequence ATGTTAAAATGGTCCGCAATTCTACTAGTTGTCGCTGTAATCGCTGGAATCTTTGGTTTCTTCAATCTTGTGGCAGCCGCCGCAGGTCTTGCAAAGATACTATTCTTCGTCTTCTTGGTTCTGTTTGTTGTTTCCCTCTTCACGGGACGCAGAGGTAGATCGATGTAG